In the genome of Notamacropus eugenii isolate mMacEug1 chromosome 5, mMacEug1.pri_v2, whole genome shotgun sequence, one region contains:
- the CITED4 gene encoding cbp/p300-interacting transactivator 4 produces the protein MTDPLMLPLSHGVPGLQPHHVGAGNLPTGPHVFRSLPPSADGFPHPYAGPGLENGDLRLRSSSAAQLGPQPSGPGTLLYPGQPGPFPGPPRPPQLASSLHRQKLHPFYQGHPSGCALGPGTPRCWSGPLGPDLAPPALTLSCVDTELIDEETLTSLEQELGLDRVQELPELFLGQNEFDCLWDFGGKQQAGAVSC, from the coding sequence ATGACGGATCCTCTGATGCTCCCCCTGAGCCACGGAGTTCCGGGGCTGCAGCCTCACCACGTGGGGGCGGGAAATCTGCCCACCGGCCCCCACGTATTCCGGAGCCTACCCCCTTCGGCCGACGGCTTCCCGCACCCCTATGCTGGACCGGGCCTTGAGAACGGTGACTTGCGCCTCCGGTCCAGCTCAGCTGCCCAGTTGGGACCCCAGCCGTCAGGGCCCGGGACTCTGCTGTACCCGGGTCAGCCCGGGCCCTTCCCGGGGCCCCCACGGCCGCCGCAGCTCGCGTCCAGCTTGCATAGACAGAAACTCCACCCATTCTACCAGGGCCACCCTTCGGGATGTGCCCTGGGCCCGGGGACCCCGCGGTGCTGGTCAGGCCCTCTGGGCCCAGACCTGGCGCCCCCGGCGCTGACCTTGAGCTGTGTGGACACCGAGCTCATCGACGAGGAGACGCTGACTTCTCTGGAACAGGAGCTGGGGCTAGACCGGGTGCAAGAGTTGCCCGAGCTCTTCCTGGGCCAGAACGAGTTCGACTGCCTCTGGGACTTTGGGGGCAAACAGCAGGCAGGAGCCGTGAGCTGCTGA